From one Staphylococcus kloosii genomic stretch:
- the mhqD gene encoding methylhydroquinone degradation carboxylesterase MhqD — MEHIFRKGQEGAPTFLLLHGTGGDEKDLLPLAESLNADYNVLSVRGEISEGGMNRFFKRHGEGQYDVEDLNYRTQQLIEFTKEAAEQYDFDINNIIPLGFSNGSNIAISMMLKSDIAFKKALLYAPLYPLEISSDHDFSAVTLLLSMGKSDPIVPVEQSERLERIFTDLGADVKTVWVNSHELTPAGVYFGKEVLEK; from the coding sequence ATGGAACACATTTTTAGAAAAGGTCAAGAAGGTGCCCCAACTTTCTTGTTATTGCATGGTACAGGTGGAGATGAAAAAGATTTATTGCCGTTAGCAGAATCATTAAATGCTGATTATAATGTTTTAAGTGTAAGAGGCGAAATTTCAGAAGGTGGTATGAACAGATTCTTTAAACGTCATGGAGAAGGTCAATATGACGTTGAAGATTTAAACTATCGCACGCAGCAGTTAATTGAATTTACAAAAGAAGCGGCCGAACAATATGATTTTGATATAAATAATATTATACCTTTAGGATTTTCTAATGGTTCTAATATTGCCATTAGTATGATGTTGAAAAGTGACATAGCGTTCAAAAAAGCATTACTTTATGCGCCGCTATATCCATTAGAAATCAGTAGTGATCATGATTTTAGTGCTGTAACTCTATTATTATCAATGGGTAAAAGTGATCCAATAGTGCCAGTTGAACAAAGCGAAAGATTAGAACGTATATTTACAGATTTAGGCGCTGACGTGAAAACAGTATGGGTCAATAGCCATGAATTAACGCCAGCTGGTGTGTATTTTGGCAAAGAAGTTTTAGAAAAATAA
- a CDS encoding cysteine hydrolase family protein, whose amino-acid sequence MPQNTALLVMDMQNGIVNGLENKDSIIEANQRAIKKARQQDIPVIFVRVAFSQGLLEIATNNKMFGPMREKQAPMEKDSEATQIHPELNRQEQEPIVTKHRVSAFTGSNLEVLLRGLEVRHIVLTGVATSGVVLSTSVEAADKDFDITILEDAVGDREQDKHEFLVERILPRYATITSVENW is encoded by the coding sequence ATGCCACAAAATACAGCTTTATTAGTAATGGACATGCAAAATGGCATTGTGAATGGATTAGAAAACAAAGATAGTATTATCGAAGCTAACCAACGTGCAATCAAAAAGGCGCGCCAACAAGATATTCCAGTAATATTTGTACGTGTAGCATTTTCACAAGGATTATTAGAAATTGCAACGAATAATAAAATGTTTGGACCTATGCGTGAGAAACAAGCACCAATGGAAAAAGACAGTGAAGCGACTCAAATTCATCCAGAATTAAATAGACAAGAGCAAGAGCCAATTGTCACAAAACATCGTGTCAGTGCATTTACAGGAAGTAATTTAGAAGTGTTATTAAGAGGATTAGAAGTACGTCATATTGTGTTAACTGGTGTAGCTACAAGTGGTGTCGTATTATCTACTTCAGTAGAAGCGGCCGATAAAGATTTTGATATTACTATTTTAGAAGATGCAGTGGGCGACAGAGAGCAAGATAAGCATGAATTTTTAGTGGAACGAATTTTACCAAGATATGCAACTATAACAAGTGTTGAAAATTGGTAA
- a CDS encoding fructose-bisphosphatase class III → MQKPTEKSIKSRYLDLLATNYDNKEALATEIINLESILELPKGTEHFVSDLHGEFHSFQHVLRNGSGNVRAKIHDIFQDTLTRKEINDFAALVYYPEEKLKLVKNSFSSKNELNEWYVTTIHRLIKLVTYASSKYTRTKVRKSLPKNFVFIIEELLYKSNKYNNKKSYYDTLINQIIELEQSDDLIIGLSFTVQHLVVDHLHVVGDIYDRGPEPDKIMETLINYPSVDIQWGNHDVLWIGAYAGSKVCLANLLRICARYDNLDIIEDAYGINLRPLLTFAEKHYSGDNKAFKPKNKTADDEQTSPGEIDQITKIHQAIAIIQFKLEAPIIKRRPCFDMDERLVLESIDYDNNRATLYGKTYDLEHTCFQTIDPEDPNKLTDEEAEVIDKLLLSVQQSEKLKRHMTFLMQKGNLYLPYNGNLLIHGCIPVDENGEMESMTIDGVKHYGRDLLDHFEKYVRKAFDDKDTQDDLATDLVWYLWTGKYSSLFGKRAMTTFERYFISDKAAHKETKNPYYHLREDVEMCKKMLKDFGLNPEEAHIINGHTPVKEIDGENPIKADGKMIVIDGGFSKAYQSTTGIAGYTLLYNSFGMQLVAHQHFNSKKHVLLNGADELSTRRVVDKELNRKQIRDTNTGQQIQEKIKILKELMHDRFLN, encoded by the coding sequence ATGCAAAAACCGACTGAAAAAAGCATTAAAAGTAGATATTTAGACTTGTTAGCGACAAATTATGACAATAAAGAAGCGTTAGCAACTGAAATTATAAATTTAGAATCTATTTTAGAATTACCTAAAGGTACTGAACACTTTGTGAGTGATTTACATGGTGAATTCCATTCTTTCCAACACGTATTAAGAAACGGTTCTGGTAATGTACGAGCAAAAATCCACGATATTTTCCAAGATACGTTAACACGCAAAGAAATTAATGACTTTGCCGCTTTAGTTTACTATCCAGAAGAAAAACTTAAACTCGTTAAAAATTCATTCTCTTCAAAAAACGAACTTAATGAGTGGTATGTGACGACTATCCATAGATTAATCAAGTTAGTTACATATGCATCATCTAAATACACACGTACAAAAGTGCGTAAATCATTACCTAAAAATTTCGTATTTATCATTGAAGAGTTACTATATAAAAGTAATAAATATAATAATAAAAAATCTTACTACGATACGTTAATTAATCAAATTATTGAATTAGAACAATCAGATGATTTAATCATTGGTTTATCGTTTACTGTTCAGCATCTTGTCGTTGACCATTTACACGTTGTTGGCGACATTTATGACCGTGGTCCTGAACCAGATAAAATTATGGAAACATTAATCAATTACCCTTCTGTTGACATTCAATGGGGAAATCACGATGTGCTTTGGATTGGAGCTTACGCAGGTTCTAAAGTTTGTTTAGCAAATCTATTAAGAATATGCGCGCGTTACGATAATTTAGATATTATTGAGGATGCTTATGGTATAAACTTGCGTCCATTATTAACTTTTGCCGAAAAACATTACAGTGGTGATAACAAGGCATTTAAACCGAAAAATAAAACAGCAGACGATGAACAAACATCACCTGGAGAAATTGATCAAATCACTAAAATCCATCAAGCTATTGCTATTATTCAATTTAAATTAGAAGCACCTATTATAAAACGTCGACCATGTTTCGATATGGATGAACGTCTAGTATTAGAAAGCATAGACTATGACAATAATCGCGCTACTTTATATGGCAAAACGTATGATTTAGAACATACATGTTTCCAAACAATTGACCCAGAAGATCCTAATAAATTAACAGATGAAGAAGCTGAGGTTATTGATAAATTATTATTATCTGTACAACAATCTGAAAAATTAAAACGTCACATGACTTTCTTAATGCAAAAAGGTAACTTATACCTCCCATATAATGGTAATTTATTGATTCATGGTTGTATCCCTGTCGATGAAAACGGTGAAATGGAATCTATGACAATAGACGGCGTAAAGCATTATGGTCGCGATTTATTAGACCATTTTGAAAAATATGTACGTAAAGCTTTTGATGACAAAGATACTCAAGACGATTTAGCTACCGACCTCGTATGGTATTTATGGACTGGTAAATATTCTTCCTTATTTGGTAAACGTGCAATGACAACATTTGAACGTTACTTTATTTCTGACAAAGCAGCTCATAAAGAAACTAAGAACCCATACTACCATTTACGTGAAGACGTAGAAATGTGTAAAAAAATGTTAAAAGACTTCGGCTTAAACCCTGAAGAAGCACATATTATTAATGGGCATACACCAGTTAAAGAAATAGATGGTGAAAATCCAATTAAAGCTGACGGTAAAATGATCGTTATTGACGGTGGTTTCTCTAAAGCTTATCAATCAACAACAGGTATTGCCGGTTACACATTGTTATACAACTCTTTCGGTATGCAACTTGTCGCACACCAACATTTCAATTCAAAAAAACACGTGTTGCTTAATGGTGCAGATGAATTATCGACTCGTCGTGTCGTCGATAAAGAATTGAATCGTAAACAAATACGTGATACAAATACTGGTCAACAAATTCAAGAAAAGATCAAAATTTTAAAAGAATTAATGCATGACCGCTTCTTAAACTAA
- the putP gene encoding sodium/proline symporter PutP yields MFTLGSTLASQVNPDWRTYIMLSVYFIILLVIGYYGYKQATGNISEYMLGGRSIGPYVTALSAGASDMSGWMIMGLPGEVYTTGLSAAWLAIGLTLGAYINYIVVAPRLRVYTEKAGDSITLPDFFRNRLNDKSNVIKIISGAIIVIFFTLYTHSGMVSGGKLFDSAFGLNYHFGLILVAAIVIAYTFFGGYLAVSITDFFQGVIMLIAMVMVPIVAMMQLSGLDTLSQAADLKPTNLDLFKGTTVIGIISFFSWGLGYFGQPHIIVRFMSIKSVKQLPTARRFGIGWMAISLLGAVLVGLVGISFVNDRSVELKDPETLFILMGQILFHPLVGGFLLAAILAAIMSTISSQLLVTSSSLTEDFYKLFRGEQAAKEHEKEFVLVGRLSVVLVSIVSIAIAWSPNDTILNLVGNAWAGFGAAFGPLVLLSLYWKGLSRTGAVSGMLAGAIVVIIWIAFVKPMGSVNDFFNLYEIVPGFLASLVVTVVISKITKKPDLDVEADMNDVKETIKNA; encoded by the coding sequence ATGTTTACATTGGGAAGTACTTTAGCAAGTCAGGTTAACCCTGATTGGCGTACTTATATAATGTTATCAGTTTATTTCATTATCTTACTAGTTATTGGTTATTATGGATATAAACAAGCAACTGGAAACATTAGTGAATACATGCTCGGTGGTAGAAGCATAGGTCCATATGTTACTGCGCTTTCTGCTGGTGCATCCGACATGAGTGGTTGGATGATCATGGGGTTACCAGGTGAAGTTTATACGACAGGTCTTTCTGCTGCATGGTTAGCAATTGGTCTGACATTAGGCGCATACATAAATTATATCGTAGTTGCACCTAGACTGCGTGTATACACTGAAAAAGCAGGAGATTCAATTACCCTACCTGACTTTTTTAGAAATCGTTTAAATGATAAATCAAATGTTATTAAAATTATTTCTGGGGCCATCATTGTAATATTCTTTACATTATATACGCACTCAGGCATGGTTTCTGGTGGTAAATTATTTGATAGTGCATTTGGTCTAAATTATCATTTTGGTCTTATTTTAGTTGCAGCTATTGTAATTGCATATACATTCTTTGGTGGGTATTTAGCTGTATCAATTACAGACTTTTTCCAAGGTGTAATTATGTTAATCGCAATGGTAATGGTGCCAATCGTTGCTATGATGCAATTAAGTGGTTTAGACACTTTATCTCAAGCGGCTGATTTAAAACCAACAAACTTAGATTTATTTAAAGGTACAACTGTAATAGGAATAATTTCATTCTTTTCATGGGGATTAGGCTATTTTGGCCAACCTCATATCATTGTACGCTTTATGTCTATTAAATCAGTTAAACAATTACCTACGGCGCGTCGTTTTGGGATTGGTTGGATGGCAATTAGTTTATTAGGTGCCGTTCTAGTTGGTTTAGTAGGTATCAGTTTTGTTAACGACAGAAGTGTAGAATTAAAAGATCCAGAAACATTATTTATTTTAATGGGTCAAATATTATTCCATCCTTTAGTTGGTGGTTTCTTACTTGCAGCTATATTAGCGGCAATCATGAGTACAATTTCATCACAATTACTTGTAACATCTAGTTCACTAACAGAAGACTTCTATAAGTTATTCAGAGGTGAACAAGCTGCTAAAGAACACGAAAAAGAATTTGTGTTAGTTGGTCGTTTGTCAGTAGTGTTAGTTTCAATTGTTTCAATTGCTATTGCATGGTCACCAAATGACACAATTCTAAATTTAGTAGGTAATGCTTGGGCAGGTTTCGGTGCTGCTTTTGGACCGTTAGTATTGCTTTCATTGTATTGGAAAGGTTTAAGCCGTACTGGCGCTGTCAGCGGTATGTTAGCTGGAGCAATCGTCGTTATAATATGGATTGCTTTTGTAAAACCAATGGGTTCAGTTAATGATTTCTTTAATTTATATGAAATCGTACCAGGTTTCTTAGCTAGTTTAGTCGTGACAGTGGTTATTAGTAAAATTACTAAAAAACCAGATCTTGATGTTGAAGCTGATATGAATGATGTTAAAGAAACAATAAAAAATGCTTAA